The genomic stretch CTTTATTGGACAAGGCTTTTAGAGGTTTACCCCGCCTGCCCCAGCTTGCCCCGCTTGCCCTGCAAAGCGGTGGCAAAGCGGCGGCATATTTCTGGGATGGCAGAGCGCTACCCACTGCAGGCGGATCTTCGACATTTTGCGTCGGCCTCCGCCGACCTGCCTGCCCCAGCCTGCCCCGCTTGCGGCGGCGGTTTACCCCGCTGTGGCGGTAGCCCAGGCGGTGGTCCACCCCCGTTCTCGTAAACGGGGCAGGCTCCGCGCTGGCGAAGGAGGAAGGCTGTTGCCCGCAAACGGATAAAAGTCTTTCATTGAAATATCAATGACTCATAAAGATACTTCAGAAAAAGCGTCGAAGTCGGGAGAGACTGCGCGCGCCCCGGGCCGGGCACCTGGCCAAGCAGGTCAAACAGGTTCGCGGCGGGAAGTTCCAGCCCGGGCTGAACCAGTTGAAGAAAGCGGACGTCAACAAGCTCAAGGAGCTGTACAAGGACAGGGAGAGCAAACCAGACATGGCGCCTGAGGAGTGGCAGCCGAAGGCAAACGACTATCTGTGATAAACTCAGAATCAAATGGAACCGCCATAAAATAAAAGTTTACGTAACCGGCAATATGAAAAAAGCCTGCGCCATTTGCGCAAAATCCAAGGGCAAGCGAGCCTGCAAGCAAAAAGACGGAATCATCTGTCCGCCCTGCTGCGCGGCAATCCGCAACAGCAGCTGCGCGGACTATCTGCATTTCAAAGCTTCTGAAATATACGAAGCGTCCAAGCCCGAATATTTTCCTCAAAATAGTTTTATTGCCGCTGTCGACGAGGAAATTGAGGAAACCCTGGATCAAGCGATGGATTTGGTGGAGAAAGGCTCTCTTGAAGAAGCGGAGAATATCGTTGCGGGATTGTTAAGAGATAATCCCCGGTATCATTCCACCCATTTTTCCATGGGCGTGATTCATATAGAAAGGAAGCGTTGGGACGAGGCCCTGTCGTGTTTTGAAAAGGCCATCGATATTTTTCCTTATTTTTGGGAGGCTCATTTCAATAAAGCGTCCGTGTGCTTGAAGAAATATGACCTGAAAAACGCCGTCCTTGCCTACCGAAGGGTTGTGGAAATAGGAGATCCTGACGAAAAAGAAGTGAAGCACGCCAAAAACTTCTTGTCCGATCTGGAACAAGATATGTTGGAAAATGACGGCATCGATTTGGATTCATATTTAAAATCCTCGGATAGGTTTGAACAAGCCTTGTCCTGCATGGACAACCAGGAATGGGAAAACGCCATCGGTTGTTTCAAGGGGTGCCTGAATATAATAAAACGGCATGTCCAATCCTACGGCAATATCGGCCTTTGCCATTTACAATTGGGTCAAAAAGAGCCTGCCATCAAAGCCTTCAACCAGGCGCTTGAAATCGATCCCGATTATGAATTGGCCATTGTTAATAGATCTCTGGCAGTCGCCATGAAAGATGGCGAGAAGCCGGAGCCCGGACGGATTGAAACAGTGGATTATTATAAGGATTATCCTATGAAGGGAAAAAGCTATATCCGATCTTTTATCCAAAATATAAAACAATCTCTGCATAAAAAGAAAAGACAGAGCAAAACTTATCCATCAGAGTAAATCCCTGTAATCTAGTTGGGAGATAAACCATGCCATATACCCCTGAACTGAAACAGCTGATCCAGAAGGTCGCGGCCACCAGGCCGGAGCGGGTGCGCCGCAAGAAGGAGGGCCAGGAGTTCCCAGCCATGAGCATGAAGGAGTGCCAGGCGGTGCTGGACGCCTTCCACCCGGACTGCAAGAAGACCTCCAAACGTCCCATCGGCGTCGGCGTCAACAAGGGCTACGCCATCTCGCCGGAGATCGTGGATCTTTTGGAGGCCAAGAGCCGGGTAGACCCGGACAAGGTCGACCTGACGCCGCGCTATCAGACCGACGTGCTGGTAGTCGGCGGAGGCGGGGCCGGCGCGGCCACGGCCTTGATGGCCGCTCAGCACGGAGCCAAGGCGATCATCCTCACCAAGCTAAGACTGGGCGACGCCAACACCATGATGGCCGAGGGCGGCATCCAGGCGGCTTCCAAGTTAGAGAAAGATTCTCCTTATTACCATTACTTGGACGTGCTGGGCGGCGGTCATTTCAAAAACGTGCCGGAGCTGGCCGAGGCCCTGGTGATGGACGCAAACGAAACCCTGTCCTGGCTGGAATCGCTGGGCTGCATGTTATCCAAATTCCCGGACGGCCGGCTGATGACCATGCACGGCGGCGGCACCTGCAGAAAAAGGATGCACTACGCGGCTGACATCACCGGCGCCGAGATCATGCGCACCTTGCGGGACGAGGTCCACAACCACCCGGATGACATCCGGATCGTCGACTTCACCTCGGCGGTGGAGCTGGCGCTCAACGACCAGGGCCAGTGCGCCGGGG from candidate division TA06 bacterium encodes the following:
- a CDS encoding tetratricopeptide repeat protein, giving the protein MKKACAICAKSKGKRACKQKDGIICPPCCAAIRNSSCADYLHFKASEIYEASKPEYFPQNSFIAAVDEEIEETLDQAMDLVEKGSLEEAENIVAGLLRDNPRYHSTHFSMGVIHIERKRWDEALSCFEKAIDIFPYFWEAHFNKASVCLKKYDLKNAVLAYRRVVEIGDPDEKEVKHAKNFLSDLEQDMLENDGIDLDSYLKSSDRFEQALSCMDNQEWENAIGCFKGCLNIIKRHVQSYGNIGLCHLQLGQKEPAIKAFNQALEIDPDYELAIVNRSLAVAMKDGEKPEPGRIETVDYYKDYPMKGKSYIRSFIQNIKQSLHKKKRQSKTYPSE